Proteins from a genomic interval of Callospermophilus lateralis isolate mCalLat2 chromosome 1, mCalLat2.hap1, whole genome shotgun sequence:
- the Ficd gene encoding protein adenylyltransferase FICD isoform X1, with protein sequence MTLVPMATVMAVTEPKWVPVWGRFLWVTVLSMALGSLLALLLPLGTVEEQCLAVLKGFYLLRSKLDRAQHAVTKCTSPSTELSVTSQDAELLVVKTKASPAGKLEARAALNQALEMKRQGKRGKAHKLFLHALKMDPDFADALTEFGIFSEEDKDIIRADYLFTRALTISPFHEKALVNRDRTLPLVEEIDQRYFSIIDSKVKKVMSIPKGNSALRRVMEETYYHHIYHTVAIEGNTLTLSEIRHILETRYAVPGKSLEEQNEVIGMHAAMKYINATLLSRIGSVTTSDVLEIHRRVLGYVDPVEAGRFRTTQVLVGHHIPPHPQDVEKQMHEFIQWLNSEDATHLHPVEFAALAHYKLVYIHPFIDGNGRTSRLLMNLILMQAGYPPVTIRKEQRAEYYHVLEAANEGDVRPFIRFIAKCTETTLDTLLFATTDYSVALPEANPNHSGFKETLLVKP encoded by the exons ATGACACTCGTGCCAATGGCTACAGTGATGGCGGTGACTGAACCGAAATGGGTCCCAGTCTGGGGCCGTTTCCTATGGGTGACAGTGCTGAGCATGGCACTGGGGTCACTGCTGGCCCTGCTGCTGCCACTGGGGACCGTGGAAGAACAGTGCTTAGCTGTGCTTAAAGGCTTCTACCTGCTCAGGAGCAAACTGGACAGGGCACAGCATGCTGTCACCAAGTGCACCAGCCCATCCACAGAGCTCAGTGTCACCTCCCAGGACGCAGAGCTGCTGGTGGTCAAGACCAAGGCGTCTCCAG CAGGTAAGCTGGAGGCCAGAGCGGCCCTGAACCAGGCCCTGGAGATGAAGCGCCAGGGCAAGCGGGGCAAGGCGCACAAACTCTTCCTGCACGCCCTCAAGATGGACCCGGACTTCGCTGACGCGCTCACCGAGTTCGGcatcttctcagaagaagacaaggACATCATCCGCGCCGACTACCTGTTCACCAGGGCGCTGACCATCTCGCCCTTCCACGAGAAGGCGCTCGTCAACCGGGACCGGACGCTGCCGCTGGTGGAGGAGATTGACCAGCGCTACTTCAGCATCATCGACAGTAAGGTCAAGAAGGTCATGTCCATCCCCAAGGGCAACTCGGCGCTGCGCAGGGTCATGGAGGAGACCTACTACCACCACATCTACCACACGGTGGCCATCGAGGGCAACACCCTGACGCTCTCGGAGATCCGGCACATCCTGGAGACCCGCTACGCCGTGCCAGGCAAGAGCCTGGAGGAGCAGAACGAGGTCATCGGCATGCACGCCGCCATGAAGTACATCAACGCCACCCTGCTGTCCCGCATCGGCTCCGTCACCACCAGCGACGTGCTGGAGATCCACAGGCGGGTGCTGGGCTACGTGGACCCCGTGGAGGCCGGCAGGTTCCGGACGACCCAGGTCCTGGTGGGACACCACATCCCCCCGCATCCCCAGGACGTGGAGAAGCAGATGCACGAGTTCATCCAGTGGCTCAACTCGGAGGACGCCACGCACCTGCACCCCGTGGAGTTCGCCGCCCTGGCCCACTACAAACTCGTCTACATCCACCCCTTCATCGACGGCAACGGGAGGACGTCCCGCCTGCTCATGAACCTCATCCTCATGCAGGCCGGCTACCCGCCCGTCACCATACGCAAGGAGCAGCGGGCCGAGTACTACCACGTGCTGGAGGCCGCCAACGAGGGCGACGTGAGGCCCTTCATCCGCTTCATTGCCAAGTGCACCGAGACCACCCTGGACACCCTGCTCTTCGCCACCACCGACTACTCGGTGGCGCTGCCGGAAGCCAACCCCAACCATTCTGGGTTCAAGGAAACCCTTCTCGTGAAGCCCTAG
- the Ficd gene encoding protein adenylyltransferase FICD isoform X2, which produces MTLVPMATVMAVTEPKWVPVWGRFLWVTVLSMALGSLLALLLPLGTVEEQCLAVLKGFYLLRSKLDRAQHAVTKCTSPSTELSVTSQDAELLVVKTKASPGKLEARAALNQALEMKRQGKRGKAHKLFLHALKMDPDFADALTEFGIFSEEDKDIIRADYLFTRALTISPFHEKALVNRDRTLPLVEEIDQRYFSIIDSKVKKVMSIPKGNSALRRVMEETYYHHIYHTVAIEGNTLTLSEIRHILETRYAVPGKSLEEQNEVIGMHAAMKYINATLLSRIGSVTTSDVLEIHRRVLGYVDPVEAGRFRTTQVLVGHHIPPHPQDVEKQMHEFIQWLNSEDATHLHPVEFAALAHYKLVYIHPFIDGNGRTSRLLMNLILMQAGYPPVTIRKEQRAEYYHVLEAANEGDVRPFIRFIAKCTETTLDTLLFATTDYSVALPEANPNHSGFKETLLVKP; this is translated from the exons ATGACACTCGTGCCAATGGCTACAGTGATGGCGGTGACTGAACCGAAATGGGTCCCAGTCTGGGGCCGTTTCCTATGGGTGACAGTGCTGAGCATGGCACTGGGGTCACTGCTGGCCCTGCTGCTGCCACTGGGGACCGTGGAAGAACAGTGCTTAGCTGTGCTTAAAGGCTTCTACCTGCTCAGGAGCAAACTGGACAGGGCACAGCATGCTGTCACCAAGTGCACCAGCCCATCCACAGAGCTCAGTGTCACCTCCCAGGACGCAGAGCTGCTGGTGGTCAAGACCAAGGCGTCTCCAG GTAAGCTGGAGGCCAGAGCGGCCCTGAACCAGGCCCTGGAGATGAAGCGCCAGGGCAAGCGGGGCAAGGCGCACAAACTCTTCCTGCACGCCCTCAAGATGGACCCGGACTTCGCTGACGCGCTCACCGAGTTCGGcatcttctcagaagaagacaaggACATCATCCGCGCCGACTACCTGTTCACCAGGGCGCTGACCATCTCGCCCTTCCACGAGAAGGCGCTCGTCAACCGGGACCGGACGCTGCCGCTGGTGGAGGAGATTGACCAGCGCTACTTCAGCATCATCGACAGTAAGGTCAAGAAGGTCATGTCCATCCCCAAGGGCAACTCGGCGCTGCGCAGGGTCATGGAGGAGACCTACTACCACCACATCTACCACACGGTGGCCATCGAGGGCAACACCCTGACGCTCTCGGAGATCCGGCACATCCTGGAGACCCGCTACGCCGTGCCAGGCAAGAGCCTGGAGGAGCAGAACGAGGTCATCGGCATGCACGCCGCCATGAAGTACATCAACGCCACCCTGCTGTCCCGCATCGGCTCCGTCACCACCAGCGACGTGCTGGAGATCCACAGGCGGGTGCTGGGCTACGTGGACCCCGTGGAGGCCGGCAGGTTCCGGACGACCCAGGTCCTGGTGGGACACCACATCCCCCCGCATCCCCAGGACGTGGAGAAGCAGATGCACGAGTTCATCCAGTGGCTCAACTCGGAGGACGCCACGCACCTGCACCCCGTGGAGTTCGCCGCCCTGGCCCACTACAAACTCGTCTACATCCACCCCTTCATCGACGGCAACGGGAGGACGTCCCGCCTGCTCATGAACCTCATCCTCATGCAGGCCGGCTACCCGCCCGTCACCATACGCAAGGAGCAGCGGGCCGAGTACTACCACGTGCTGGAGGCCGCCAACGAGGGCGACGTGAGGCCCTTCATCCGCTTCATTGCCAAGTGCACCGAGACCACCCTGGACACCCTGCTCTTCGCCACCACCGACTACTCGGTGGCGCTGCCGGAAGCCAACCCCAACCATTCTGGGTTCAAGGAAACCCTTCTCGTGAAGCCCTAG